The Myxococcales bacterium region CAGCGTCGCGGGCTCCATCTACGACCCGCCGACGCCGCTCTCGGACCGTACCTGCGATCTCGAGCTCGCGCAGAATGGTGGCCAGCTCGGCGGCTCGCTCTGCGGTCGCGTCGTCGGCGTCTCCTTCTGAGGTGTCCTCGCGGTGGCTGACGTCGCCCCGTAAGCGGCCGTTTTGTAGGGCATTTGGCCTGGGAATCGCGCGTTGCCCATTTCCCCTTTTCAGCCGCCCCGGGTGCATGCTTGTCTCCGTGCCCCCAACATGACGACCCGCTTCCACGTCGGCGCGAAGAGCCTCAAGGGCGCGCTCTCCTCCTATGCGAAGCGGTTCGACGCGCTCGAGGTGCACCTCGCGAGCACGAAGGGCGAGGGGAAGCTTAAGGGCGCCACGCTGCGCCGCTACCGCGCCGACGTCCCGCCTCACTTCGACTTCGTGGTCGTGGCGCCGCCGGCGCTCGCGGCGCTCAAGGGTGGCGAAGCCTTTGAAGCGGCCCTCGAAGAGACGCTCGCGGCCATCGCCGCCTTGCAGGCGCGCGTCGTGCTGCTCTCGACGCCAACGGAAGTGACGCCGGCCCAGGTGTGGCGCGATCGCATCGCGAAGCTCGTGGCGCGGTTGCCCACCGACGCGACGCAGGTCGTTTGGGAGCCGCACGGCCTCTGGGAGACCGACGAAGCGGCGCGCGCCGCCAAGCGTCTCGGCGTCGTGCTCTGCGTCGACGCGGCGCGCGATCCGGTGCCGGCGGGGCCTGTCGCCTACGTGCGCTTGCCGCAGATCGGCGCCGCCCGCGCCTACAGCGAGTCGTCGCTGGAGCGCGTCGTCGACTCCATCGGCGAGCGCCGCGAGGCTTACGTGTTCATCGAGACGACCTCCGCGCTCAAGGAGTGCAAGGCGCTCCGCAAGCTCACCATGGGACGCAGCAAGAAGGTCGGCGGCGGCGCCCTCGTCCTTCGACCGAAAACCGCGGCGCTTCGCGTTCGTGACGACGAGCAGGAGTGATGGACGAACGTCGCGCCGTCGTCGCGTCGCAACCGGGCGTGGCCCTCGCGGCCCTCGAGCTAGGGCCGTCGGCGAGCGCCGTGGATCGCGTGCTCGCCGCCGTCCTGGCGGCCGTGGCGACGTCGCCGGGCGTGCTCTTCGGACCGCTCCAGATCCTCATGGCCGGCGGAGGTCTCGGCTCCTTCGCCATCGACGGCCGTGTTCGTCAGCCAGGCCGCGGAGCGCCCCGCCCGCGCGGCTTCCTTGAGCGCGATGAGATCCCGGAGGCCGCGTGGGTCGCCGCTCCGGCGTTGCCGGCCGCCGTTGCGGCGAGTGTGGCGCTCGTCAGGACGACGACGCTCTCGCGCATCGCCGCGCCAGCCATCGAGCTCGCGAAGGACCGCTCCGAGATGCGCACGAAGCTGCTGCGCGCCATCGGTCGACGCGGCGCTGCGGCGCTCGGTGAGCGGGCCTTCGCGGAAGAGCTCGTCGTGGCCTTTGGGCGCACCGCCGGCGGGCTCTTGACGGCCGAGGATCTCGTCTCGCCGGACACGGAGGCCGTTGCCGCTGCGTCGCGGGTGCCCTGGCTTGGCGACGCGCCTTCGAGCGACGCGACGGTTCACATCGTGGCCGCCGGCGACGCGCGGGGCCGCTTTGCCGTCGCGTGTTACGAAGACGCCGGCGAGAGCGGCATCGAGCTGCCCGTGCTCGACGTGGTGGTGCCGCGGCTCTCCGAGCCGGTGCGCCGCGGCGAAGTGCGCACACGGCCCGGCACGCCGCGCCCGGCGGCGGCGCCCATCGGCGTGCACATGGATGCAGGCACCGTGTACGCGGTCCTCGGTCGCACCGGGAAGGCGCAGCGCGACGACGTCGACGAGCTCTTACGTCGCACGACCGAGGTCGGCTGGGCCGTGCCCGCTGGCGTCGTGGGGGTTCGCCGCACGCGGCAAGGCGCCAAGGGCCTCGGGAG contains the following coding sequences:
- a CDS encoding DUF72 domain-containing protein, which gives rise to MTTRFHVGAKSLKGALSSYAKRFDALEVHLASTKGEGKLKGATLRRYRADVPPHFDFVVVAPPALAALKGGEAFEAALEETLAAIAALQARVVLLSTPTEVTPAQVWRDRIAKLVARLPTDATQVVWEPHGLWETDEAARAAKRLGVVLCVDAARDPVPAGPVAYVRLPQIGAARAYSESSLERVVDSIGERREAYVFIETTSALKECKALRKLTMGRSKKVGGGALVLRPKTAALRVRDDEQE